Within Nycticebus coucang isolate mNycCou1 chromosome 16, mNycCou1.pri, whole genome shotgun sequence, the genomic segment ATTGCTTGCGTTTGACTTGTAGTTAAATACTAGCATGGactaaagcaaaaattataagtCATGTGTGGAGAGTCCTTTTTCAGAAGTAAGGTAAACTGGTCATTACAATGGTGACTTATGAAGAAGAATAATTTCCATTTCAGAGAAAGTACCATTATGAGGTTTCCTCACTGGCAAGGTCACTTGGTAAGTGGGTTATTTGGTCATATATGTCATTGTTATAATGGGTAATGTTGTATGGTTATTTGACTCCAACTAATCTTATTTGATCTTTTTAAACCAAATAAATTACTTATATCTATAAAGTCTACTAAACATTCTGGCATTTTCCTAATTTCATAAAATGATCATAACATTCTACAGATATactaatgttgttttttttttttgcttatttcccTTTATATAACCTCCATCTCCTGAAGTAAATGCATTAAAAGTTCCTTTACTCTCCACAATTCCAATGATAATGTTCTCAATGTAACTTTGAATTGAGTACAAAATTGTTTATCATTTTGAATACTGTCTTCagtataatattttcttatattacaTTATACAGTGCACAAATATATACTAATTGCATGTGCTTTTAAACTTTTTCTGCtgtgcaaagaaaaaatatagctaGGGTTAACAcagttttaaaaaagcaattctaTAAGGGTACAAATTTCACTGAGTAACAGCCTATTTTATCCATGAAAATTGTTTCATTTGACctgtattttaagaaatgttttggaAGTTACCATTTGTTACTTTTCTCCCTGGATTtgtcttaaaggaaaagaaaaataagacctGCAATCTGAACTTCATTTTTGAATCCATAGAATATTCtggaaaaatatacacatatacttttttaaagtgttctgaaaggaagagaaaaattctTGAAGCCTTCTCTGAActgtttttcccttcctttcttacaGGTATTCATTTTTCAGctatattaatcttttaaaacgCACACAAAAAATGGATTTCAGAAACTCATCTGACCAAAACTTGACCTCAGAGGAGCTTTTAAACAGAATGTTACCCAAAATACTAGTGTCCCTCACGCTCTCTGGGCTGGCACTGATGACAACCACCATCAACTCCCTTGTGATTGCTGCAATTATTGTCACCCGGAAGCTGCACCACCCAGCCAACTATTTAATTTGTTCCCTTGCCGTCACAGATTTTCTTGTAGCCGTCCTGGTGATGCCCTTCAGCATTGTGTACATTGTAAGAGAGAGCTGGATTATGGGGCAAGTGGTCTGTGACATTTGGCTGAGTGTGGATATTACCTGCTGCACATGCTCCATCTTGCACCTCTCAGCTATAGCTTTGGATCGGTACCGGGCAATCACAGATGCTGTTGAGTACGCCAGGAAAAGGACCCCCAAGCATGCTGGCATTATGATTACGGTGGTTTGGATTATATCTGTTTTTATCTCTATGCCTCCTCTAGTCTGGAGGCACCAAGGAACTAGCCGAGATGATGAATGCATCATCAAGCACGACCACATTGTCTCCACTATTTACTCGACATTTGGAGCTTTCTACATACCTCTAGCACTGATTTTGATCCTCTACTACAAAATATATAGGGCAGCAAAGACATTATACCACAAGAGACAAGCAAGTAGGATTGCAAAAGAAGAGCTGAATGGCCAAGCCCTTTTGGAAAGTGGTGAGAAAAACACGAGACTGGTCAACACACCCTACGTACTAGAAAAGTCTTTATCTGATCCATCGACAGACTTTGAGAAAAGTCATAGCACAGTGAAAAGTCCCAGGTCCCAATTCAAGCATGAGAAATCTTGGAGAAGGCAAAAGATCTCAGGCACAAGAGAACGCAAAGCAGCCACTACTCTGGGATTAATCTTAGGAGCATTTGTAATATGTTGGCTTCCTTTTTTTGTAAAAGAATTGGTTGTTAATGTCTGTGAAAAGTGTAAAATTTCTGAAGAAATGTCAAATTTTTTGGCATGGCTCGGATATCTGAATTCCCTTATAAATCCACTGATTTATACAATCTTTAATGAAGACTTcaaaaaagcatttcaaaaacTTGTGCGATGTCGATGTTAAAGAAAAATCCTTGAAGGGTGGGGTTTTTAGAGGGAGGGAAATAACTACATGAATGCAACATAATAAAGCATTTaaacttttagagaaaaatatattaatgctGCTAAAATGATAAGAATATACTTCATATCTTAACAGCAAcatgaatataaaatttattgaTTTGACAATTATACTATAGTactgaaaactagaaaataatttagGAAGGTTATAAACAATAGTTTGCCTATGCAATATTCCTGAAcagctaagtgaaaaaaaaaaaaagtatatatatatataaaataccagTGACAGTGATTTTTTAGGATTATGTCTTATAATAAGTATAGAGAAAATTTCAATTAACAACATGCCTCCATTTATAATTCTcatataattctattttattttattttatttttattattattatttttaatagagtctcactttgtcaccctcagtagagtgcggtggcatcacagctcacagcaacctccagctcttgggcttaggcaattctcttgcctcagcctctggagtagctgggactacaggcatccaccaaaacacccggctattttttttgttgcagtttgggcagggacaggtttgaacccactaccctcagtatttggggctggcaccctactcactgagccacaggtgccacccataatgttattttattatacaATTATGTTACTTTCAAAAATCACACTTACTCCTGTCTTACCATTCTCACCCATTCTCTCTTATCCAAAGTGAAcgagaaggtgggagggagataTCAACTCTTATTTAGTATGACTAAAGTAAATGTAAAAGTCAGAGGTTGATATTATCTTTGTATTTAGATATAAAGAATAACCATAAAGTGAATTAGGTACTGCAAAATAATTCTGGATACTGGACTTGTGCATATTTAATACAGGGTAGATATAAAGTTTGagaacaatttaaaatagtttaacaggccaggcacagcggctcacacctgtaatcctagcactctgggaggccaaggtggatggattgcttgagctcttgagttcgagaccagcctgaacaaaaagcatgaccccatctctgctaaaagtagaaaaactgaggcaagaggatcaggcAAATTGAGcctgaattggaggttgctgtgagctatgacaacacagcactctacccagggcaacagcttgagactctgtctcacaaaaaaaaaaaagaaaaaaaaaacacaaacatagtttaacatagtaaattgcacatgaactttatggacaccctgtatattctATTCACTTGTATTATAAATTTCTAGAAGAATATTATTGTAACCATATCTTATCAACATTTGAAATCAAAGTCTTAATCTAACTGAACAGAGGAGTTTGAGGGAAGGCTGTTATGATTACCATGATTGCCTTTATTTATTAAGGAATCAAGTTTAATGTACTAAATATCCTacattattcaacatagttatTATACTACtaacatcttttttaaaatatgaaatatattttatttctgttaatacTAATAAGCTCAGTTACTGTCTGTGCTACTTTGCACTTCACCATCTTCATACCTTTGATTTGAacattatttcccttttattacaTAGAATATAATAGGAACTTTCCACTGACTGTAAAATtccctagttttctttttctttctttttcttttttattgtttgggattcattgagggtacaaagaattaggttacactgattgcatttgttagaaaatgtcccttttataattttgtCCTGCCtgtaagaggtgtgccatgcacgatgacccccttcctcctccctcttcccctcctcacTACCTCATTCCCCGACCCAACCCCTTACATTAGTACTGCCCTCATATTAAAatagagtacactggattcttgcttctccattcttgcgatgctttactaagaagaatgtgttccacttccatccaggttaatacaaaagatgtaaaatctccatcttttttaatggctgagtaatattccatagcatacatgtaccatagcttattaatccattcctgggttggtgagcatttaagctgtttccatgttttggcaattgtaaattgagctgtgataaacagtctaataaATTCTTAGTTTTCTAATTGGTAGAAATGAACAGGGTCATATtgcactaaatatttatttatttatctatttatttatataaaatatcacagaggctgggcctggtggctcacgactgtaatcccagccttctgggaggctgaggtgggtagactgcctgagctcacaggttcaagaccagcctgagcaggagcgagatcccatctctaaaagtagctggacgttgtggctggtgcctgtagtcccagctactccaggggctgaggtatgagtattgcttaagcccaagactttgaagttgctgtgagctatgatgccacagcactctacctagggcaacaaagtgagattctgtctcaaaaataaataaataaataaaatgattctaTTCAGACCTTTATTTTGctacaaaatatttccaaaagcaaattaatatttttttctgaataaagtaaatattttcttatgataTGATGGTTAATTGTTCTTGGCCTTTTGAATCCATACAATTTCTCTCATTTAAAATAAGGAACTTATTGtggaaagaaatgtttttcaaCATCTTAATACATGTTGGGCTATTGAGATAGAATATCTTCTCTCTACAAAACTTGATGTATGGGtcagtacccatagcacagtggttccagcgccagccacatgcaccgagattggtggattcgaacccagcccaggccagctaaacaacaatgacaactgcaacaaaaaaatagcagggcattgtggtgggcacctgtagtcccacctacccaggaggctgaggcaagagaatcacttaagcccagtagttggaggttgctgtgagctgcgacgccatgacactctactgagggcgatacagtgagaatctgtctcaaaaaaagaaaataaataataaataaataaagttattataattgttttgtgGAGCCACAGTTATGAAATAGTGAAAATGAAACCTCACCCCCGGTTTGCTAGTGAACTCCTGCTCATAATCCAGAAAACTACTTTGCTATTACATGTAAAGTCTAACGGgtaaaaatgaacagaaacagAAGTGTAAATCACTGAGTGGATTATAAAGCATCAGCTTATTTTCAATCAGCATATTGTTTATGTTTTCTTGGGCAAGGAATAAGTTTTTCATTACATATGAAGCAGCAGTTCAGAAAATAGGTAACTCTCTTGCTTTGAGATCAGAAAAGGCtaaatttgagtatttttatttttcctaatttcctCAACTATAGTTTAAAGAATAAGGTGAGATAACTCAAATGCTCTTGAAAGACCCTAAAGGCCTGCAAAATTGAAATTAACATTATCATAATTGTTCTCCACAGTAAAGCTTGTATGAGTCGCAGGGCATTTGACACGGAACCTGGTGTTCTGTATTGTGCATGGCCTTTTCTGAGTCTAAAGAGAAGCAAGTACGTAGTTGCTGGCCTGCTCCTGGCTCTCCCTGGTAGAGCATTAATTCCCAACAATTCTGTGCATAGCTGCAGAAATGCCACCTTTGTGGGTACTCCCTGGTTATTTCCCTTgctgttttcttccatttattttactAAAAGCCTGGCATATTCAAAACTCGTCTAGCTTTCTAGTAGGACATAGTTCAACCTTTCTACCCTGTTAAAATCATAACTGCAAATATCCCAGCATTAATTTCTTctattattcagagatgattaCCCACGTGTTTCAGATTagggttttattttcattgtttaaataaTAAAGGAGGGGAACGAACTTTCAtttgaaaagagaattttaagtttgaaaataaGACTAGAGGTTTAATTCTAGGCTTTATTAAGTATTAGATAAAATATAATTCATGTATATAAGAATATTACTATTGAAGGAAACCACTCAGAAATGGCTCCCTGTTGCTTACTTTCTACATTGGATACCGACTGTCTTGCTTGGGTTTCAGGGTCTCGATGTTAATAACAAAAGTAACAAAATCTTACTTCCCACTGTCCTCCTTAGTTCCCACAAATATTCTGTTCTCTCTGTTCTCCTATCTGGTTTCTCTCCCCACTGACCTCACAACAtgcctttcttattcttttctttttttttttttttttgagacagagtctcactatgtcatccttagtagagtgcagtggcataacagctcacagcaacctcagactcttgggcttaagtgatactcttgcctcagcctcccaggtagctgggactacaggtgcccgccggaACACCCAGCTACTTTCCTTATTCTTCTCTCCATTGTTTTCTCGACTTTTGACACTCACCTGAATGGCCACCTCCTTGATGTTAAACAacttatcatttaaaatatagattaaatTCCCATTACCCCTTGAAACTGAATTTATATTGTTCTTGAAGTCAATATCACACAGAATTATTTCCTGTAATtccttatttgtttaaaatacccCTCATTTCTTAATGcgtgtttgtttttatgccaaCGAAAAATATTAGTATAAATTACTTAGAAcatgtgtttgtttgcttatgtCCCTTCCACATTTATCCCAAATAGTTTCTAAATACTAGTCTGTAAATCTGGTCCATTTCACTGTGTTCCAGTAACTAAACTATAGTTAAACAGCTGATTCATCTTTAatcttatatttaataaaagaaatacaagtatgttttatcaaaaagaaaactgagagcTTGCTAAATCTGGGAAAGTAGTCTTTATTTTTCAATGATTAGGGAATATCTAAATGATAATGAAATACATGAAGTTCATAGAACTTCATGTATTTCTGGAAATGTCTATGCATATTGATAAATTTTAACAAGCTGGTAATCATATATTGTTACATATGCAACATATGAAAATGCTTTAAATTGCCTATTTTTAAaggtaatgtttttattattattttcaaacagAATTAACAAGTAAATCCACTTGGTCACATTATAATTAAGCTCTTGGTTCCAGGCCCACCTAATGTGAATATACTCATATTCTTCCTAACCCCAGTCCTTCTCTGTTTCACAATTTGTGTGTGCATTAAAAAAAGGATGATACTgtattttaaagtagaaaatatcTTTATG encodes:
- the HTR1F gene encoding 5-hydroxytryptamine receptor 1F, with the translated sequence MDFRNSSDQNLTSEELLNRMLPKILVSLTLSGLALMTTTINSLVIAAIIVTRKLHHPANYLICSLAVTDFLVAVLVMPFSIVYIVRESWIMGQVVCDIWLSVDITCCTCSILHLSAIALDRYRAITDAVEYARKRTPKHAGIMITVVWIISVFISMPPLVWRHQGTSRDDECIIKHDHIVSTIYSTFGAFYIPLALILILYYKIYRAAKTLYHKRQASRIAKEELNGQALLESGEKNTRLVNTPYVLEKSLSDPSTDFEKSHSTVKSPRSQFKHEKSWRRQKISGTRERKAATTLGLILGAFVICWLPFFVKELVVNVCEKCKISEEMSNFLAWLGYLNSLINPLIYTIFNEDFKKAFQKLVRCRC